The genomic segment TGCGCTACCCCTTCGGGGTGCACCTGGGGCCGGTGGTGAGCCTCGAGGTGCCGGGAGGAGCCCTTTCCGCCTACGGGGGACTCGGCTACCAAAGTGGGTTCCACTTGGCCTGGGGAGCGGGGTTTAGGCTCTATCTGGAGCCCCTAGCCCTGGAGGTTTCCGCCTCTGATCGGTATCCCTTCCTCTTAAGCCTCCTCTACCTTTGGTAACCCGTGCGCCGCCTGCCCCTTTTCCTCTTCTCCCTCCCCGCCCTCCTCACCCTGGGCCTTTTCGTCCTCTACCCCTTCCTGGACGTCCTCCGCTTCTCCACCTGGGAGTGGTCGGGGCTTTCCGAGCCCCGGCCCGTGGGCCTGAAGAACTACCAGGACCTCCTTCAAGACCCTGCCTTCTGGGGAAGCCTCCGGGTGACCCTTAAATTCATGCTCCTGGCCCTACCCCTCTTCGTGGGGCTTTCCGTTGGCCTAGCGGTGGCCCTGGAGGGGGCCCCCTACGAGCGCTTCGCCAAGAGCCTCCTCTTCCTCCCGGGCCTCGTCACCTTGGGCGGGGCCACCCTAAGCTGGTACACCCTCTTCACCCCGGAATACGGGGCCCTGGCCCAGTTCCTGCCCATTCCCCCCTGGGACCGGGAGGGGTTTTGGGCCTTGGTGATGGTGGTCCTCTTCACCCTGTGGCGGCACCTGGGGTACGGGGTTCTGGTGGCCTCGGCCCGGCTCAAGGCCATCCCCAAAACGCTTTTGGAAGCTGCATACGTGGATGGGGCCGGACCTTGGGAAGCCTTCCGCCACGTGGTCCTTCCCCTCATGCGCCCGGCGGTGACCTTTTTGGTGGTGGTGGGCACCATCCTCTCCCTGCAGTCTTACGCTGCGGTCTTCCTCCTCACCCGGGGCGGGCCCTACGGGGCCACCCGGGTGCTGGGCTACTACCTTTACGAATCGGGGTTTGAGAACTTCCGCCTGGGCTACGCCGCCGCCGTCACCGTGGTGATCCTCCTCCTCACCCTCCTCTTCGCCTACGCCCAGCTAAGGCTTCTGCGTCACGGGGAAGAGTAGCGGTAGCGGGCCAGGTCCTGCAGGTGCCCCTCAAAGTCAGCGTTCAGGAAAAGCCTGCCCTTGGCGTGGAAGAAGTAGAGGTACGGGCGCCCTTTGGGATCGGTGCGCACCGGGTTGAGCACCGCCAGGAGGGCCGCCCGTCCGGGGTTGCCGATGGGCCCTGGGGGGAGGCCAGGGTAGCGGTAGGTGTTGTAGGGGGAGTCCACCCCGAAGTCCCCCGCCCTGCGGGAAAGCTCAGAAAGGCGCTTGCCCAGGGCATAGGCCACGGTGGGGTCCGCCTGGAGGGGCATGCCCCGTTCCAAACGGTTCAGGAAGACTCCAGCGATCTTGGGCATCTCCTCTGGGCTTCCCGCCTCCGCCTGCACGATGGAGGCTAGGGTCACCCAAGCGTGCACGGAAAGGCCTTGCTCCTCAAGCAGGCGCCGCACCGGAGGGGTGAGCTCGGCGGCGAAGCGGCTGAGCATGGCCCGCACCACCTCTTCGGGACCCACCAAGAGGTCAAAGGTATAGGTGGCGGGGAAGAGGTAGCCCTCGAGGGTGGGCCCCTCCACAAAGGAGGGCCTGACCGCCCCCGGCTCCCGGACGAGGCGCAAAAACCCCTCCCCGTCCAAGCCCGCCTGGGAAAGCCTTCGGGCGTAGTCCACCCCCCTCTCCCCCTCGGGGAAGGTGAGGGTCACCGTGAGGGGGCGCTCCCCCCCGGTGAGGGCCCGGGCCAGGCGGAAGGCCCCTTCCCCCTCGAGGCGGTAAACCCCGGGGACCAGCTTCTTGGCCCGGCCGGAAAAGCGGAGGTAGGCGGAAAAGAGGTACCCGGAGCGCAAAAGCCCGGCCTCTTCCAGAATCCTGGCCACCTCCTGGCCCGTGGCCCCCTTGGGGATGCGCACGGTGGCCTCCTTTCCCGTGGGACCCAAAAGCCAGAGGGCGTAGAAGAGGAGGAGGGCGAAGGTGAGGAAGAGGACCACCACTCCCCGCCAAAGCCAGGTCCTAGAGCCTTCCCGCAAGATAGCCCTCCAAGAGGATCACCGCGCTCATCTCGTCCAACCGGCCCTTCTCCCGGCGGATCCGTTTGGGGGCATGTTTCAGGCGCCGGGCTGCTGCCTGGGTGGTGTAGCGCTCGTCCACAAGCTCCACCTCCACCCCCTTAGCCCTCAGCGCCTCCACCAGGGGAAGGACCCGCTTGGCCTGGGCGCTTTCCCTGAGGTCGGTGCGCAGGGGAAGGCCCACCAAGAGCTTCCCTAATCCCTCCCGGCGCACAAAGTCCAGGAGGGCCGCCACATCCTCCTCCAGGCTCCTCCGCACCAGATACCCCCGGCCAAAGGCGAAGGGGCTCCCCTCCTCCCCCACCGCCAGGCCGATCCGGGCCTCCCCCACGTCAAGCGCGCCCACCCGCATACTGCACGCTGCGGTCCGCCAAGGCCACCCCCAGGTAGAGAAGGAAGACCCCTAGGGCCCTTCCCGCCTCCTCGAGGCCCACCACCCCGAAGCGGTTCAGGGTGCTGGTGGAGGCCAGCACCAAAGCGGCCAGGAAGATGAGGGCCGTGCCCTGGGCCCTGAGGGGGTTCCTGCGCCAGAAGAGCAGGGTGGTATAGAGGGCCACCCCCGCCATGAGGAGGGTGCCCAGGAGGTTGAAGGGGATGGTCCAGAGGCGGGGGGAGGTGAGGCTGGGCTCGGGGAAGGCCGCCCCCGAAGGGGTGTAGGGGGCGGGCAGGCGGGCGAAGTCCAGGGGGGCGGAGGCCACCAGGAAAAGCCCGTAGAGGATGAAGGGGACAAGCCCCAAAAGCAGGGCGCGGGCCGCCTTGGGGTTCAGGAGGGCCAGGCTTCCCAGGCCCAGGAAGGTCACCCCGTGCATGGCCCCGGCCAGGTACCAGAGGCGGTAGAGGAAGGGGTCCCAGGCCCCGAGGAGCTTGGCCATTAGCTCCGCGGAGACTGCCAGGGCGAAGAGGAGGAGGCCCAGGGCGTAGAGGGCGTTGTGGAGGGCGGGCCGCCTGCGGTACCGGGCGAAGGTGAGGCCGAAAAGGGCCCAGGAGAGGGCCACCGCTATCAGGCTCAAGAACAGGGTCATGCGGCCATTTTACCCTCAGGGGTACCCGGGATGGGTGTCCTTTAGGGGAGGATTTCGGGAAGGGCCTGGCGGGCCTTTTCCGGGTCCAGACCCGCCCCCTGGGCCAAGGCCCCCCGGCCGCCCCCCCGGCCCCCGGCCCGCTCGGTGAGGGCGCGGAAGAGGGTGCCCGCCTCGAGGCCCCCTTCCTGGGCCCTTGGGGAAAGCTTCAGCACCGCCTGACCCCCGCCCAGGACCAAGGCCACGTCCGCACCCCTTTGCACCAGGTCGTCTGCCGCCTGGCGCAAAGCGGCCACGTCCACCCCGGAAAGCTCCACCACCCCGTAGCGCAGGCCGCCCTTTTCCGCCAGGGCCACCTCCTTCTTGAGCTCC from the Thermus tengchongensis genome contains:
- a CDS encoding carbohydrate ABC transporter permease, translating into MRRLPLFLFSLPALLTLGLFVLYPFLDVLRFSTWEWSGLSEPRPVGLKNYQDLLQDPAFWGSLRVTLKFMLLALPLFVGLSVGLAVALEGAPYERFAKSLLFLPGLVTLGGATLSWYTLFTPEYGALAQFLPIPPWDREGFWALVMVVLFTLWRHLGYGVLVASARLKAIPKTLLEAAYVDGAGPWEAFRHVVLPLMRPAVTFLVVVGTILSLQSYAAVFLLTRGGPYGATRVLGYYLYESGFENFRLGYAAAVTVVILLLTLLFAYAQLRLLRHGEE
- the mltG gene encoding endolytic transglycosylase MltG, whose product is MREGSRTWLWRGVVVLFLTFALLLFYALWLLGPTGKEATVRIPKGATGQEVARILEEAGLLRSGYLFSAYLRFSGRAKKLVPGVYRLEGEGAFRLARALTGGERPLTVTLTFPEGERGVDYARRLSQAGLDGEGFLRLVREPGAVRPSFVEGPTLEGYLFPATYTFDLLVGPEEVVRAMLSRFAAELTPPVRRLLEEQGLSVHAWVTLASIVQAEAGSPEEMPKIAGVFLNRLERGMPLQADPTVAYALGKRLSELSRRAGDFGVDSPYNTYRYPGLPPGPIGNPGRAALLAVLNPVRTDPKGRPYLYFFHAKGRLFLNADFEGHLQDLARYRYSSP
- the ruvX gene encoding Holliday junction resolvase RuvX; the encoded protein is MRVGALDVGEARIGLAVGEEGSPFAFGRGYLVRRSLEEDVAALLDFVRREGLGKLLVGLPLRTDLRESAQAKRVLPLVEALRAKGVEVELVDERYTTQAAARRLKHAPKRIRREKGRLDEMSAVILLEGYLAGRL